A genomic segment from Limosilactobacillus sp. encodes:
- a CDS encoding putative DNA-binding protein has translation MEIEKNYRINSLFEFYQPLLTKKQNEYMDLYYGNDYSLGEIAENFSVSRQAVYDNIKRTENILEGYEKKLHLYAEFVARNKQADEIQQYVRAHYPDDQHLNELVGHLESLEEE, from the coding sequence ATGGAAATCGAAAAAAACTACCGAATCAATTCGCTGTTTGAGTTTTACCAGCCGCTGCTGACGAAGAAGCAAAACGAGTACATGGACCTCTACTACGGTAATGACTACTCGCTGGGCGAAATCGCCGAAAACTTCAGCGTTAGTCGCCAGGCGGTCTACGACAACATTAAGCGGACCGAAAACATCCTGGAGGGGTACGAGAAAAAGCTTCACCTCTACGCGGAGTTCGTAGCCCGCAACAAGCAGGCCGATGAGATTCAACAGTACGTACGCGCACACTATCCGGATGACCAGCACTTAAACGAATTGGTTGGTCACCTGGAAAGCTTGGAGGAAGAATAA
- the smc gene encoding chromosome segregation protein SMC, which yields MQLLSLTLDGFKSFAQKTTIKFEPGMTGIIGPNGSGKSNIIEAIRWVMGEQSARQLRGDKMADVIFNGAADRKPLNRAVVSITLDNSDHYLASDYTELTITRKLYRNGDSEYLINNSQVRLKDITDLFIDSGLGRESFSIISQGRVAAIFNGKPIDRRGIIETVAGVAKYKKNKEAAEKRLDDTMDNLNRVNDIISELSKQLEPLEDESALAQDYLEQKKQFDVLDRTQTVRQYDAQHQRLDKLQAKEKQAQQLAADYRAQQEKLAHRLAALKKQRAELLRQKDANQQTILQQTEQIAQLTNQQSVSSIKRDQQKAEQARLEKQAADLAKELAVAKRDQDAQADQLRHHQQDVAQHQKEYEQAQQMSGSERIQALNAQLAQRRDDQISLMQELTTVHNQQTFLKRSHEQSLSQQEQSTTDLKAKQQQRTAINQQVKDNQAQLAAAAEKLSQLQTAVQQANQNLAKTGQDYQQAQRSWYEALGDVRSTTARIKSYQSMSAEYAGYYQGVRTVLQHRQNFPGLAGSVSELFDVPAQLTTAIETVLGSQLQQLVVDRQATGKQIINYLVRTRGGRATILPLDTLVQRRPSAAWPQVSKMPGVVGLAVDLIKFAPQYRPVANYLLGSTVLADNLDHATAISRAGHHQLRVVTLDGQLINASGSMTGGANRQQRRGLLSQKQVGSQLQDLLAKQQQQVQELERRVAQLKTQQEQDQQQATVLQDQLHTAQVDYRTAQSQSAVLKEQAQTLASQVQALQSQTDQQDSQSKNYQARADQLDRQAAQVETRQQAVKAEISRLTEQIHELETDASAQNEQLHQMEQWLAVAAERQQQFERQQRQANEQVARLREQHQQTQDQLQALKDALIGHHSAGTDIAAKLATAKDALATAKQAGTQLDDRLSQSEGQLTDAEGQHDRIRGLQEVATNDAGDLQAQRIRCEGTLDQLLNHLSEQYEMTITEARQDLSELADDQLARQLKLLRRGLAELGDVNVGAIAEYQRVKEHYDFLKGQQDDLLAARKQLNATMNEMDSQVATRFRSTFNQVSAAFDETFRQIFGGGQAKLVLTDPHDILTSGIDIMAQPPGKKNQQLSLLSGGERALTAITLLFAILKVRPVPFAILDEPEAALDEVNVQRFARYLNRFGKTGPQFIVITHRKGTMMGADVLYGVTMQESGVSKMVSVDVVDTLNQ from the coding sequence ATGCAATTATTGTCTTTAACGTTAGACGGTTTTAAGTCCTTTGCCCAGAAGACCACCATCAAGTTCGAGCCGGGGATGACCGGCATCATCGGGCCCAACGGCAGCGGCAAGAGCAACATCATCGAGGCCATCCGCTGGGTGATGGGCGAGCAGTCTGCCCGACAGCTGCGGGGCGACAAGATGGCCGACGTGATTTTCAACGGGGCGGCGGATCGCAAGCCGCTGAACCGGGCGGTCGTTTCGATCACCCTGGACAACAGCGACCACTACCTGGCCAGCGACTATACCGAATTGACGATCACCCGCAAGCTTTATCGCAACGGTGACAGTGAGTACCTGATCAACAACTCTCAGGTGCGGCTCAAGGACATCACCGACCTCTTCATCGACTCGGGCCTGGGCCGTGAATCGTTTTCGATTATTTCTCAGGGGCGAGTGGCGGCAATCTTCAACGGGAAACCGATTGACCGCCGTGGAATCATCGAGACGGTCGCCGGGGTCGCCAAGTACAAGAAGAACAAGGAGGCCGCCGAGAAGCGGCTGGACGACACGATGGACAACCTGAACCGGGTCAACGACATCATCAGCGAGCTCAGCAAGCAGCTGGAACCGCTGGAGGACGAGAGCGCCCTGGCTCAGGACTACCTAGAACAAAAGAAGCAGTTTGACGTCCTGGACCGGACGCAGACGGTTCGTCAGTACGATGCCCAGCATCAACGGCTGGACAAGCTTCAGGCCAAGGAAAAGCAGGCCCAGCAATTGGCGGCCGATTACCGGGCCCAGCAGGAAAAACTGGCGCACCGGTTGGCGGCCCTTAAGAAGCAGCGGGCGGAATTGTTGCGGCAAAAGGACGCCAACCAGCAGACGATTCTGCAACAAACCGAGCAGATCGCCCAGCTGACCAACCAGCAGTCCGTTTCGTCGATCAAGCGTGACCAGCAAAAGGCCGAGCAGGCCCGGCTGGAGAAGCAGGCGGCGGACCTCGCCAAGGAACTGGCGGTGGCCAAGCGCGACCAGGACGCCCAGGCCGACCAGCTGCGGCACCATCAGCAGGACGTGGCTCAGCACCAGAAGGAATACGAACAGGCCCAGCAGATGAGCGGCTCGGAGCGAATTCAGGCCTTGAACGCCCAGCTGGCCCAGCGCCGGGACGATCAGATCAGCCTGATGCAGGAACTGACCACGGTTCACAACCAGCAGACCTTCTTGAAGCGTAGCCACGAACAAAGCCTTAGCCAGCAGGAGCAAAGCACCACCGACTTGAAGGCTAAGCAACAGCAGCGAACTGCCATCAACCAGCAGGTCAAGGACAATCAAGCCCAGTTAGCGGCGGCCGCCGAAAAGCTGAGCCAGCTCCAAACGGCCGTCCAGCAGGCTAATCAGAACCTGGCCAAGACCGGCCAAGACTACCAGCAGGCGCAGCGTTCCTGGTACGAGGCCCTGGGGGATGTTCGTTCCACCACGGCCCGGATCAAGAGCTACCAGTCGATGAGCGCGGAATATGCCGGTTACTATCAGGGCGTGCGAACGGTCCTGCAGCACCGTCAGAACTTCCCCGGCCTGGCTGGCTCGGTGAGTGAGCTCTTTGACGTTCCAGCCCAGTTGACGACGGCAATTGAAACCGTCCTGGGCAGCCAGCTTCAGCAGCTGGTGGTTGATCGTCAGGCGACCGGGAAGCAGATCATCAACTACCTGGTTCGCACCCGGGGTGGTCGGGCAACGATCCTACCGCTGGATACCCTGGTGCAGCGGCGGCCGAGTGCCGCCTGGCCCCAGGTTTCCAAAATGCCGGGCGTCGTTGGTCTAGCGGTGGACCTGATTAAGTTCGCCCCCCAGTATCGCCCGGTTGCCAACTACCTCCTGGGGAGTACGGTGTTGGCTGATAACCTGGACCATGCGACGGCAATTTCCCGCGCGGGCCACCACCAACTGCGGGTGGTGACCCTCGATGGGCAATTGATCAACGCCAGTGGATCGATGACCGGTGGGGCCAATCGTCAGCAGCGGCGGGGCCTTCTGAGTCAGAAGCAGGTCGGCAGCCAGCTGCAGGATCTGCTTGCCAAGCAGCAGCAGCAGGTCCAAGAATTGGAGCGCCGGGTTGCCCAGCTGAAGACCCAGCAGGAGCAGGACCAGCAACAGGCCACCGTCCTGCAGGACCAGTTGCACACGGCCCAGGTCGACTACCGAACGGCTCAGTCACAGTCCGCGGTACTCAAGGAACAGGCCCAGACGCTGGCAAGCCAGGTCCAGGCCCTGCAATCCCAAACCGATCAACAGGACAGCCAATCGAAGAATTACCAAGCGCGGGCCGACCAGCTTGACCGCCAGGCGGCCCAGGTTGAAACGCGCCAGCAGGCGGTCAAGGCTGAGATCAGCCGCTTGACCGAGCAGATCCACGAGCTTGAGACCGATGCCTCGGCGCAAAACGAGCAGCTGCACCAGATGGAGCAGTGGCTGGCCGTGGCGGCCGAACGCCAGCAGCAGTTTGAGCGCCAGCAGCGCCAGGCCAACGAGCAGGTGGCGCGTTTGCGGGAACAGCACCAGCAGACGCAAGACCAATTGCAGGCCTTAAAGGATGCGCTGATCGGTCACCATTCGGCCGGGACTGATATCGCGGCCAAGCTTGCCACGGCAAAGGATGCACTAGCGACCGCTAAGCAAGCCGGCACCCAGCTTGATGACCGGCTTAGCCAAAGCGAGGGTCAGCTGACGGATGCCGAAGGGCAGCATGACCGGATTCGGGGCCTTCAGGAGGTCGCCACCAATGATGCTGGTGATCTCCAAGCCCAGCGGATCCGCTGCGAAGGAACGTTGGATCAGCTGCTCAACCACCTGAGTGAGCAGTACGAGATGACGATTACTGAAGCCCGCCAGGACCTGAGTGAACTGGCTGATGACCAGTTAGCCCGCCAGCTCAAGCTCTTGCGGCGTGGCCTGGCGGAACTGGGTGACGTCAACGTGGGCGCCATTGCTGAGTACCAACGGGTAAAGGAACACTACGACTTCCTGAAGGGCCAGCAGGACGACCTGCTGGCTGCCCGCAAGCAGCTCAATGCGACGATGAACGAGATGGATAGCCAGGTGGCCACTCGGTTCCGCAGTACCTTTAACCAGGTATCCGCGGCCTTTGACGAGACCTTCCGTCAGATCTTTGGCGGCGGTCAGGCCAAGCTGGTGTTGACCGATCCCCACGATATTCTGACGAGCGGGATCGATATCATGGCCCAGCCACCGGGCAAGAAGAACCAGCAGTTGAGTCTTCTGTCGGGTGGTGAACGGGCCCTGACCGCGATCACCCTGCTATTCGCGATCCTGAAGGTGCGGCCGGTGCCGTTTGCCATTCTTGACGAACCCGAGGCGGCCCTGGACGAGGTGAACGTACAGCGCTTTGCCCGTTATCTCAACCGCTTCGGCAAGACCGGCCCGCAATTCATCGTGATCACGCACCGTAAGGGAACCATGATGGGGGCCGACGTCCTGTATGGGGTTACCATGCAGGAGTCCGGCGTCTCGAAGATGGTCTCCGTGGACGTGGTCGACACCCTAAACCAATAA
- the trmD gene encoding tRNA (guanosine(37)-N1)-methyltransferase TrmD, translating to MRIDILSLFPDMFQATLGESIVGRAQDSGFLDIQVTDFRKYTTDKHNHVDDAPFGGGAGMLLQPQPIFDAMAAVQEETKDTYPKGRVILMDPAGRRFDQDYAQELAMEDHLTFICGHYEGYDERIRHLVTDEASLGDYVLTGGELAAMVMIDATVRFVPGVLGNQSSPMGDSFSNGLLEYPQYTRPADFRGMKVPEVLTSGNHQKIREWRMKESLRRTLHRRPDLLETAKLTREQELMLEDIKLEEDPDVPD from the coding sequence GTGCGAATTGATATTTTAAGTTTGTTCCCGGACATGTTTCAGGCAACCCTCGGGGAGTCGATCGTGGGTCGGGCCCAGGACAGCGGCTTCTTGGACATCCAGGTGACGGATTTTCGCAAGTACACGACGGATAAGCACAACCACGTTGACGATGCGCCATTTGGCGGCGGGGCCGGGATGCTTCTCCAGCCCCAGCCGATCTTTGACGCCATGGCGGCCGTCCAAGAGGAGACCAAGGACACCTATCCAAAGGGCCGGGTGATTCTGATGGATCCGGCCGGGCGGCGCTTTGACCAGGACTATGCCCAGGAGCTGGCGATGGAGGACCACCTGACCTTCATCTGCGGCCATTACGAGGGCTATGACGAACGGATTCGCCACCTGGTAACCGACGAGGCCTCCCTGGGGGATTACGTCCTGACCGGCGGGGAACTGGCGGCAATGGTGATGATCGACGCCACCGTCCGCTTCGTTCCCGGCGTACTGGGCAACCAGTCCTCCCCGATGGGCGACTCCTTTAGCAATGGCCTGCTGGAATATCCGCAGTACACGCGGCCGGCAGACTTTCGGGGGATGAAGGTGCCTGAGGTCTTGACCAGCGGTAACCACCAAAAGATTCGTGAATGGCGGATGAAGGAATCGCTGCGGCGGACCCTCCACCGGCGCCCGGACCTCCTTGAGACCGCCAAACTAACCCGGGAGCAGGAGCTGATGTTAGAAGACATCAAGCTCGAAGAAGACCCGGACGTGCCGGATTAG
- the rimM gene encoding ribosome maturation factor RimM (Essential for efficient processing of 16S rRNA), giving the protein MEFYNVGKIVNTHGIRGEVRVMATTDFVEERFAAGETLYLQQAAGEPLALTVESARPHKGFILVKFKDYDNINDVQGFRNRELLVSAEDQQPLEDGQYYYHQIIGLKVKTVEGRELGTIKEILSPGANDVWVVKRSGKQDLLLPVIDDVVKTVDLENGEVIVELMEGLE; this is encoded by the coding sequence ATGGAATTTTATAACGTTGGCAAGATTGTCAACACGCACGGCATCCGCGGCGAGGTCCGCGTGATGGCGACCACCGATTTTGTGGAGGAACGTTTTGCTGCTGGTGAGACCCTCTACCTGCAGCAGGCCGCCGGTGAACCGCTGGCCCTGACGGTGGAGAGTGCCCGTCCACACAAGGGCTTCATCCTGGTCAAATTCAAGGACTATGACAACATCAATGACGTCCAGGGCTTTCGCAACCGGGAGCTGCTGGTGAGCGCAGAAGATCAGCAGCCCCTAGAGGACGGTCAGTATTATTACCACCAGATCATCGGCCTCAAGGTCAAGACGGTCGAGGGAAGAGAGCTCGGCACGATCAAGGAGATCCTTTCACCCGGGGCCAACGACGTCTGGGTGGTCAAGCGAAGCGGCAAGCAGGACCTTTTGCTGCCGGTGATTGATGATGTTGTCAAGACGGTCGACCTCGAGAACGGCGAGGTCATCGTGGAATTAATGGAAGGACTAGAATAG
- a CDS encoding KH domain-containing protein, whose product MAETDIEALIRSLVTPLLKHPEALSITESESSRFRQYTVDVAPADVGRLIGRQGHVAAALRTVVEGARSRRSNSKKVRLLINDHRH is encoded by the coding sequence ATGGCTGAGACTGATATAGAGGCATTGATTCGTAGTTTGGTAACCCCGCTTTTGAAACATCCGGAGGCGCTGTCGATTACTGAGTCTGAGAGCAGCCGCTTCAGACAGTATACAGTTGACGTTGCCCCGGCTGATGTTGGCCGCTTGATTGGCCGACAGGGACATGTGGCGGCAGCGCTACGGACGGTCGTTGAGGGCGCGCGTTCTCGACGGTCGAACTCTAAAAAAGTCCGGTTGCTGATCAATGATCATCGCCATTAA
- the ffh gene encoding signal recognition particle protein, producing MAFEGLTERLQKAMEKLRRKPKVTEADLRETMREIRLALLEADVNFKVVKDFVKKVREEAAGAEVLKGLNPAQQIVKIVNDQLTQLMGEEAVPLNKAAHIPTVIMMVGLQGAGKTTTAGKLALRLKNEEHARPMFIAADVYRPAAITQLQQVAKQIDVPVFEKGTDVDPVEIVREGMEVAKQNHNDYVIIDTAGRLQIDEQLMDELANIKELVHPDEILLVIDAMTGQNAVNTAQGFDDKLDITGVVLTKLDGDTRGGAAMSIRAVTGKPIKFVGEGEKMEDLDVFHPDRMASRILGMGDMMTLIEKAQKNFDEEQAQETMDKMRENSFDYNDFLAQMDQVTKMGPLENVLKMMPGMANNPALKNVNLDPKQFAHIRAIVLSMTPEERENPDLMNPSRRRRLAAGSGRPIVEVNRMIKQFNQMRKMMKQVTNGNMNGMQNLFGGQMPGGKMGEMAMNRMARKMKKDKQKRIKKLRKLRKKH from the coding sequence ATGGCATTTGAAGGATTAACAGAGCGCCTGCAAAAGGCGATGGAAAAGTTACGGCGCAAGCCCAAGGTGACCGAGGCCGACCTGCGGGAGACGATGCGGGAAATCCGCCTGGCCCTCCTGGAAGCCGACGTTAACTTCAAGGTGGTCAAGGACTTTGTCAAGAAGGTCCGGGAAGAGGCCGCCGGGGCCGAGGTCTTAAAGGGCTTAAACCCGGCTCAGCAGATCGTTAAGATCGTGAACGACCAATTGACCCAACTGATGGGTGAAGAGGCCGTGCCACTGAACAAGGCCGCTCACATTCCAACCGTCATCATGATGGTCGGGCTCCAGGGGGCCGGGAAGACCACGACGGCCGGCAAACTGGCCCTGCGGTTGAAGAATGAGGAACACGCCCGGCCAATGTTCATCGCGGCCGATGTTTACCGGCCGGCTGCCATCACCCAGCTGCAGCAGGTTGCCAAGCAGATTGACGTGCCGGTCTTTGAAAAGGGGACCGACGTTGATCCGGTGGAGATCGTCCGCGAGGGGATGGAAGTTGCCAAGCAGAACCACAACGACTACGTGATCATCGATACGGCCGGGCGGCTCCAGATTGACGAGCAGCTGATGGACGAGCTGGCCAACATCAAGGAACTGGTTCACCCGGACGAAATCCTGCTGGTCATCGATGCCATGACCGGGCAGAACGCTGTCAACACTGCCCAGGGCTTTGACGACAAGCTCGACATCACCGGGGTAGTCCTGACCAAGCTCGACGGGGACACCCGTGGTGGGGCCGCCATGTCGATCCGTGCCGTCACCGGCAAGCCGATCAAGTTCGTCGGTGAAGGGGAAAAGATGGAGGACTTAGACGTCTTCCACCCCGACCGGATGGCTTCGCGGATCCTCGGTATGGGGGACATGATGACCCTGATCGAGAAGGCCCAGAAGAACTTCGACGAGGAACAGGCCCAGGAAACGATGGACAAGATGCGGGAGAATTCGTTTGACTACAACGACTTCCTCGCCCAGATGGACCAGGTCACCAAGATGGGTCCGCTGGAGAACGTCCTCAAGATGATGCCGGGGATGGCCAATAACCCGGCCCTAAAGAACGTCAACCTGGATCCAAAGCAGTTTGCCCACATCCGTGCGATCGTCCTCTCAATGACGCCGGAGGAGCGGGAGAACCCCGACCTGATGAATCCGAGTCGGCGTCGTCGTTTGGCCGCTGGTTCCGGCCGGCCGATCGTCGAGGTCAACCGGATGATCAAGCAGTTCAACCAGATGCGCAAGATGATGAAGCAGGTCACCAACGGGAACATGAACGGCATGCAAAATCTCTTTGGCGGCCAGATGCCGGGCGGCAAGATGGGCGAGATGGCGATGAACCGAATGGCCCGCAAGATGAAGAAGGACAAGCAAAAGCGGATCAAGAAACTCCGCAAGCTGCGCAAAAAGCATTAA
- the ftsY gene encoding signal recognition particle-docking protein FtsY: MGLFDIFRRHKKEEQATSPAESAADQPASSTPSETPASSQPSVPASQAPVQSTAPTVSSQPTNPTQSTTPVESAQPTMPASQASQATAPAPVSSEPAESEPAKEPVASSQPSAPTSVAPESDSSTSVEQESEAPASQDATPTEPESMASEDQQAQSSAPEETEAATEQKYDRGLEKSRTGFGARLNRFLANFRHVDEDFFDDLEDMLIESDVGYDMAMKLSDELREEVKLENAKTKQQVSNVIIEKMVELYDAAGKDENADLNMAKSGPTVIMFVGVNGAGKTTTIGKMAALFKKQGKKVLLAAADTFRAGATEQLDVWAKRDGVDIVTGPENGDPAAVVFDAVQKAKKEDYDILFVDTAGRLQNKVNLMKELAKMKRILTREIPDAPHEVLLVLDATTGQNALNQAKLFKESTDVTGIVLTKLDGTARGGIVLAIRNELHLPVKYVGLGEQVDDLQKFNASDFVYGLFKGLVEVDE, encoded by the coding sequence ATGGGATTATTTGATATTTTCCGGCGTCACAAGAAGGAGGAACAGGCCACCAGCCCGGCCGAATCGGCAGCGGATCAGCCGGCCAGTTCGACGCCTTCCGAAACGCCTGCTAGCAGTCAGCCAAGTGTCCCGGCCAGCCAAGCGCCGGTCCAGTCGACGGCCCCAACTGTTAGCAGCCAACCGACAAATCCAACGCAATCGACGACACCGGTAGAGAGTGCTCAGCCAACGATGCCTGCCAGTCAAGCTAGTCAGGCGACCGCACCTGCTCCGGTATCAAGCGAGCCGGCCGAAAGCGAACCTGCAAAGGAACCGGTTGCCAGCAGTCAGCCGAGTGCTCCGACCAGCGTTGCTCCAGAATCGGACTCGTCGACCAGTGTCGAACAGGAGTCCGAAGCACCTGCCAGTCAGGACGCGACGCCAACAGAGCCAGAGTCCATGGCTAGTGAGGATCAGCAAGCACAGAGCAGCGCGCCGGAAGAAACGGAAGCGGCAACCGAGCAGAAGTATGACCGGGGACTGGAGAAGTCGCGGACCGGCTTCGGTGCCCGCCTCAACCGGTTCCTGGCCAACTTCCGCCACGTTGACGAGGACTTCTTCGATGACCTGGAAGATATGCTGATCGAATCCGACGTCGGCTACGACATGGCGATGAAGCTCAGTGATGAGCTGCGCGAAGAGGTTAAGCTGGAGAATGCCAAGACCAAGCAGCAGGTTTCTAACGTCATCATCGAGAAGATGGTTGAACTCTACGATGCGGCTGGCAAGGACGAGAATGCCGACCTCAACATGGCAAAGTCGGGCCCGACCGTCATCATGTTCGTTGGGGTCAACGGGGCCGGCAAGACGACCACGATCGGTAAGATGGCCGCCCTCTTCAAGAAGCAGGGCAAGAAGGTCCTGCTGGCGGCGGCCGACACGTTCCGGGCCGGGGCAACCGAGCAATTGGACGTCTGGGCCAAGCGTGACGGCGTCGACATCGTGACCGGTCCCGAGAACGGGGACCCGGCCGCGGTGGTCTTCGATGCGGTTCAAAAGGCCAAGAAGGAAGACTACGACATTCTCTTCGTTGATACGGCCGGCCGGCTGCAGAACAAGGTCAACCTGATGAAGGAGTTGGCCAAGATGAAGCGGATCCTGACCCGGGAGATTCCGGACGCGCCCCACGAGGTCCTGTTAGTTCTGGACGCCACGACCGGGCAGAACGCCCTGAACCAGGCTAAGCTCTTCAAGGAGAGCACCGACGTCACCGGAATTGTCCTGACCAAGCTCGACGGGACCGCCCGTGGTGGGATCGTCCTGGCGATCAGAAATGAGCTCCACCTGCCGGTTAAGTACGTTGGCCTGGGTGAACAGGTGGATGACCTGCAGAAGTTCAACGCCAGTGACTTTGTCTACGGTCTTTTCAAGGGCCTGGTCGAAGTCGACGAGTAG
- the rpsP gene encoding 30S ribosomal protein S16: MSVKIRLKRMGSKKRPFYRIVVADSRSPRDGRFITALGTYNPLTTPKEVKFDEDAVMDWLQKGAQPSDTVRNMLQKAGVMKKFHEAKYAAKK; this comes from the coding sequence ATGTCCGTTAAAATTCGTTTAAAGCGCATGGGTTCCAAGAAGCGTCCTTTCTACCGGATTGTTGTCGCTGACTCACGTTCCCCACGTGATGGTCGTTTCATCACTGCATTAGGTACTTACAACCCATTAACTACTCCAAAGGAAGTTAAGTTCGACGAAGACGCCGTTATGGATTGGCTGCAAAAGGGTGCACAACCTTCTGACACTGTTCGTAACATGCTGCAAAAGGCCGGCGTTATGAAGAAGTTCCACGAAGCTAAGTACGCCGCAAAGAAGTAG